The Pseudomonas pergaminensis nucleotide sequence CCCGCACTAAAAGATAGGCACGCGGACGCGCGTACCCACGGATAGTAATGAACGGCAGGAGGCATTGGCTGACGACTTATAACAGGGGCAGCGGCGTCTTAGTGTGAGGGTGTTATAAAAGGGCAGGTAAAAAAGTGTGTATTAATAGGCAGGGTGGGTATCAAAGTATCCGTTCTTTTTTTGTTTTAACGGCGTGACTGAGTGAGTTCCAAGGGCTTCTTGATTTTTTGCGTAAGACAATAGCCACGGTTTCTCACCGCACGAAACAAGCGTTCGCCATCGTTGACACGCTTGAACTTTTCTTGGAGCCGGCTCAGGCACATTTCCAACCCGCGATATAGATCAGGTTCGCGTCCGATATTACGGATCAGCTCCTCTTTGCTGACAACACGCTCTTCATGGTGCAGCATCTTTTTAATCAACGCCGATTCAATGGTTGTCAGCGAAATACGTAAGCCGCCTTTGACCAGGGTGCGGTCATGTTGTGTCAATAGCCAGAAATCCCGAGGATAAAGTTGAGTTCGCTCAGAGGTTATATCAGTAGGCTGAGTGGGGCTATTGGGCGTGCTGTCGTGACCCGCTGGCATGGGTAGTCTGGATTCTTGTCGCACGGCGTTAAAAGAGTGTGAGGGTAAGCCAAGTGTGTGGGTAATGACATAGGTTGTCAGGCGACGGTTGTCATCGGAGTTGCAGTGTTGAGGGTTGTTTGCACGGATTTTAGGGTCTGTTTCTATTGGCGCGAATGTATTCAAGTCGTAATGAAAAAATTCGGCATTGGGCGTAAAGTCTCGCAGTGCGATGGCCGCAAGTGTGGGGGTGAAGGCGTGTTTCTTGAGGGAACTCATAGTGTCCACCGTTAGTATGAAAGTGCGGTTTTTATAAGCAGTCGGCAGGGGAGTAGTAACCGCCCTGAAAGTATTCGAACGGCAGGTTTTTAGCCAGCATGGCGCTGTCGGCAAATTCCACGGTGTCGGCGATGAAGCACACCCGGGTTGCACTGATCAGCTCTAGCATGCGGTCGTACAGCCGATCGAACAGACCGGAACGCGTATTCAGGCTCAGCCGCAGGGCGGAGTCCGGAAAAGGCATTTTCACGTAGTCGTAAAGCTTGAGGTCGATCAGCAGGTCTGCTGGTTTTGTATCGAGTCTGTAATTGTTGTAGGCCAGGGTGACAGCGCACTGGTCTTTTAACTTATATAACTGACGCACCATCGCTCGGCGTTCGACAGGGCCGGGCAGGGCATCCAGAGGATTGGTAATACTGAGCGTAAAGGGCTGTCTGCGTTTTTCCAGTGACTGGGCGGTCTGAACAATGCTCTTGTGGAGATCTTCATTCATCAAGGCGGCTTGATCGATCCGCAGTAACTTGCGGCTGACAACGGAGTTGCAGGCTTTGTGTGGTGCGCTGATACGTTGCAGCGCCTTGTGGTAGGCGCTGTCGGGTACTTGGTGATCCTGCAGTGAGCCGACGCTGACTTCGCTGCCCCAAAGTGCATGGCTGCGATCAACGATGGCTTGCCTGGCAAGCCTGAAGTCCACAGCATCGGCAGGGGCTACCTTTTCGCTATTCACGATGGGGTCTTTCCTTGGCGGTTTGAAAATGGCTGGCACATATAACTCCCCGGCTGAGTTTGTACCCATAACCACGGATATTCTGAATAATGTTGTCACCGTAGTGCGCCTTGATTTTACTGCGCAGTCGGCTGATGGACTTTTCCAGGGCACGCGAGTCGTAGTACTTGGTATTAAGGCCCATGACTTCGGCAATTTCATTGTGACTGAGCAGTCGGCGCTGTATAAGCGCGTCTAGAACTTTCATTTCGACGAAGGATATTTCAAGTTTCTTGCCGTTACCATAAAGGCACATGCGATCCTGATCGAGCACCAGGCCACAACGATTCAGTCGTTCACCTTCACTGAGAAAAGCATCGAACAGGCTTAACTTTTTTTCAGGGGACGCCTCTGCCACTTTGATGCAGTAATCCGCGCCAGCCAGATAGTATTTGGTCTTGCTCAAACTGGAGGCGAATGTGACGACGACAAATATGGTGCAGTTGGGGTGGCTGTTTCGGGTTTTTCTTATTATGTCCAGGGTTTGATTGCTCGCCGCG carries:
- a CDS encoding winged helix-turn-helix domain-containing protein — encoded protein: MSSLKKHAFTPTLAAIALRDFTPNAEFFHYDLNTFAPIETDPKIRANNPQHCNSDDNRRLTTYVITHTLGLPSHSFNAVRQESRLPMPAGHDSTPNSPTQPTDITSERTQLYPRDFWLLTQHDRTLVKGGLRISLTTIESALIKKMLHHEERVVSKEELIRNIGREPDLYRGLEMCLSRLQEKFKRVNDGERLFRAVRNRGYCLTQKIKKPLELTQSRR
- a CDS encoding YuxH family protein, translating into MNSEKVAPADAVDFRLARQAIVDRSHALWGSEVSVGSLQDHQVPDSAYHKALQRISAPHKACNSVVSRKLLRIDQAALMNEDLHKSIVQTAQSLEKRRQPFTLSITNPLDALPGPVERRAMVRQLYKLKDQCAVTLAYNNYRLDTKPADLLIDLKLYDYVKMPFPDSALRLSLNTRSGLFDRLYDRMLELISATRVCFIADTVEFADSAMLAKNLPFEYFQGGYYSPADCL
- a CDS encoding winged helix-turn-helix domain-containing protein; this encodes MHFSNVLAIARTPSKSEDFRELIVRTVADDLKVDTRYYEQFVDTQESHASYRAIIIEIDTPAASNQTLDIIRKTRNSHPNCTIFVVVTFASSLSKTKYYLAGADYCIKVAEASPEKKLSLFDAFLSEGERLNRCGLVLDQDRMCLYGNGKKLEISFVEMKVLDALIQRRLLSHNEIAEVMGLNTKYYDSRALEKSISRLRSKIKAHYGDNIIQNIRGYGYKLSRGVICASHFQTAKERPHRE